One segment of Stomatobaculum sp. F0698 DNA contains the following:
- the yajC gene encoding preprotein translocase subunit YajC, whose protein sequence is MSGVLLTGGTNNILFWGVYIIFFGALIYFMAYRPQQKQKKEQEALLSSIAVGDSVLTTSGFYGVIIDMTEDTVIVEFGNNKNCRIPMQKSAIVQIEKPGEI, encoded by the coding sequence ATGAGCGGAGTCTTACTGACAGGCGGAACAAACAACATTCTGTTCTGGGGTGTTTACATTATCTTTTTCGGTGCGCTGATTTATTTCATGGCATACCGTCCGCAGCAGAAGCAGAAGAAGGAGCAGGAGGCGCTGCTCTCGAGCATTGCGGTCGGCGACTCGGTGCTCACGACTTCGGGCTTCTACGGCGTCATCATCGACATGACGGAAGACACCGTAATCGTTGAGTTTGGCAACAACAAGAATTGCCGAATCCCGATGCAGAAGTCTGCTATTGTCCAGATTGAGAAGCCGGGTGAAATTTGA
- the tgt gene encoding tRNA guanosine(34) transglycosylase Tgt, giving the protein MKYKILASEGRAKRAHMETVHGSIETPVFMNVGTVAAIKGAVSTDDLKEIGTQVQLSNTYHLHVRPGDGKVSGDRLIHEFGGLHRFMHWDRPILTDSGGFQVFSLSGMRKIKEEGVTFRSHIDGRKIFMGPEESMQIQSNLGSTIAMAFDECPPSLAERSYIEQSVDRTTRWLKRCKTEMARLNALPDRVNPEQLLFGINQGGILEDVRIRHAREIRELDLDGYAVGGLAVGESAEEMYRILDAVVPELPREKPTYLMGVGTPQNILEAVERGVDFFDCVYPSRNGRHGHVYTNSGKINLFNKKYELDARPIEEGCGCPACRSYSRAYIRHLLKAGEMLGMRLCVLHNLYFYNTMMQEIRDAIDRGEFRAYKERKIEGMEAKA; this is encoded by the coding sequence GTGAAATACAAAATTCTGGCAAGCGAGGGAAGAGCAAAGCGCGCACATATGGAGACGGTACACGGCAGCATTGAGACGCCGGTCTTCATGAATGTGGGCACGGTCGCCGCCATTAAGGGTGCGGTATCGACCGATGATTTAAAAGAAATCGGCACGCAGGTGCAGCTCTCGAATACCTACCACCTCCATGTGCGCCCGGGCGACGGGAAGGTCTCCGGCGACCGACTGATTCACGAATTCGGCGGCCTGCACCGTTTTATGCACTGGGACAGACCCATACTCACGGACTCCGGCGGTTTCCAGGTGTTTTCGCTCTCGGGCATGCGAAAGATCAAAGAAGAGGGCGTCACCTTCCGCTCTCACATTGACGGCAGGAAAATCTTTATGGGGCCCGAAGAGAGCATGCAAATTCAGTCGAATCTGGGCTCTACCATTGCGATGGCCTTCGACGAGTGCCCGCCGAGCCTTGCGGAGAGAAGCTATATCGAACAGAGTGTGGACCGCACCACGCGTTGGTTAAAGCGCTGCAAAACGGAAATGGCGCGGCTCAACGCCCTGCCGGACCGCGTGAATCCGGAGCAGCTGCTCTTCGGAATCAACCAGGGCGGCATACTTGAGGATGTGCGCATACGCCATGCGCGTGAAATACGGGAGCTGGATCTCGACGGCTACGCGGTCGGCGGACTTGCGGTCGGCGAGAGCGCGGAGGAAATGTATCGCATTCTCGATGCCGTGGTTCCGGAGTTGCCGCGCGAAAAGCCGACTTATTTAATGGGAGTCGGCACACCGCAGAACATTCTGGAAGCGGTCGAGCGAGGCGTGGACTTCTTTGACTGCGTGTACCCCTCGCGAAACGGCCGCCACGGACATGTATACACGAACAGCGGCAAGATTAATCTCTTCAACAAGAAGTATGAGCTGGACGCGCGGCCCATCGAAGAAGGCTGCGGCTGCCCGGCCTGCCGCTCCTATTCCCGCGCCTATATTCGCCACCTTTTGAAGGCGGGAGAGATGCTCGGGATGCGGCTTTGCGTCTTGCACAATCTGTACTTTTATAATACAATGATGCAAGAAATCCGTGACGCCATCGATCGAGGTGAGTTCCGGGCATATAAGGAAAGAAAAATAGAGGGCATGGAGGCAAAAGCATGA
- the secD gene encoding protein translocase subunit SecD: MKSEKGKGALRLLVLLALLAGFLYLAYDSMRGNKIKLGLDLAGGVSITYQAKEENPSAQDMKDTIFKLQQRVENYSTEAQVYQEGRNRINIDIPGVSDANQILEDLGRPGSLTFVDPTGAVILTGDQVKSAKPAQMQDKTTGQNQYLVELTFTEEGAKAFADATSRLVGQHIAIIYDGRTYSNPVVRDAITGGTCQIDGMQNYEEADQLASTIRIGSLRLELEELRSNVVGAQLGQQAIHTSLKAGAVGFLAIVAIMVGIFWLPGLAAALALALYISLTVCLISAFDITMTLPGIAGIILSVGMAVDANVIIFTRIREEIGLGRSVREAVKSGFHKALSAIIDGNITTLIAAAVLYIMGTGTIKGFATTLGLGVVVSMFTALLITRSWVTSFIELGLDKKGLFGKIRERKTFDFIGKRKLFFGFALAIIATGFIGMGVYQAKSGSALNFGLDFKGGTSTNVTFNEDMSLERIDTEVKPVVAGITGDNDIQAAKVQGTDEVIIKTRALSVDERQALDQALAEKFGIDQEKITAESISGTISGEMRRDAVLAVAIALLLMLVYIRFRFSNFRFAASAIMCLCHDVLVLFAFYVVFRWSIGSSFVACMLTLVGYSINDTIVIFDRIRENQKLFPRMDRREIANKSITETFSRSILTSLTTFVTIFILFLLGVSSIRDFTLPLMVGTIFGTYSSIAIASPLWDLMEGKHEKKKAEEEAAQKAAEKAEKTAKKKKK; this comes from the coding sequence ATGAAGAGCGAAAAGGGAAAGGGCGCGCTGCGCCTGCTGGTGCTTCTTGCGCTTCTGGCGGGCTTCTTATATCTCGCGTACGACAGTATGCGCGGCAATAAGATTAAGCTCGGTCTGGATCTCGCGGGCGGTGTCAGCATCACCTACCAGGCGAAGGAGGAGAATCCGAGCGCGCAGGACATGAAGGATACCATCTTCAAGCTCCAGCAGCGCGTGGAGAATTACTCCACCGAGGCGCAGGTCTATCAGGAGGGCCGGAATCGCATTAACATCGACATTCCGGGCGTCTCGGATGCAAACCAGATTCTCGAAGATCTCGGTCGTCCGGGTTCGCTGACCTTTGTGGATCCGACCGGTGCGGTCATTCTGACCGGCGATCAGGTGAAGAGCGCAAAGCCGGCACAGATGCAGGACAAGACCACGGGACAGAACCAGTATCTCGTGGAGCTCACCTTCACCGAGGAAGGGGCGAAGGCCTTTGCCGATGCGACGAGCCGGTTGGTCGGCCAGCACATTGCGATTATCTACGACGGCAGAACGTATTCGAACCCGGTGGTCCGCGATGCAATTACGGGCGGAACCTGCCAGATCGACGGCATGCAGAACTACGAGGAGGCAGATCAGCTTGCGTCCACAATCCGCATCGGTTCGCTGCGGCTTGAGCTCGAGGAGCTCCGTTCGAACGTGGTCGGCGCTCAGCTCGGTCAGCAGGCAATTCACACCAGCTTAAAGGCGGGTGCGGTCGGCTTCCTTGCGATTGTCGCAATCATGGTCGGCATCTTCTGGCTGCCGGGTCTTGCGGCGGCGCTCGCACTGGCACTCTACATCAGCCTCACGGTCTGCTTAATCAGCGCATTCGATATCACGATGACCCTTCCGGGTATCGCGGGTATCATTCTCTCGGTCGGTATGGCGGTCGATGCGAACGTCATTATTTTCACCCGTATCCGCGAGGAAATCGGGCTCGGAAGGAGTGTGCGTGAGGCCGTTAAGTCCGGTTTCCACAAGGCACTCTCCGCGATTATCGACGGTAACATCACGACGCTGATTGCGGCAGCCGTTCTCTATATCATGGGCACGGGCACCATTAAGGGCTTTGCGACGACGCTTGGCCTCGGTGTTGTGGTCTCCATGTTCACGGCGCTCCTGATTACGAGAAGCTGGGTCACTTCCTTCATCGAGCTCGGTCTCGACAAGAAGGGACTCTTCGGAAAAATTCGAGAGAGAAAGACCTTTGATTTTATCGGCAAGCGCAAGCTTTTCTTCGGCTTTGCCCTCGCGATCATTGCGACCGGATTCATCGGCATGGGCGTCTATCAGGCGAAGAGCGGCAGCGCGCTGAACTTTGGCCTCGACTTTAAGGGCGGCACCTCGACCAACGTGACCTTCAACGAGGATATGTCGCTTGAGCGCATCGATACGGAAGTGAAGCCGGTGGTTGCCGGTATTACCGGTGACAACGACATCCAGGCGGCAAAGGTCCAGGGCACCGATGAGGTCATCATCAAGACACGTGCGCTCAGCGTGGACGAGCGCCAGGCATTGGATCAGGCACTGGCGGAGAAGTTCGGCATCGATCAGGAGAAGATCACGGCGGAGAGCATTTCCGGCACGATCTCCGGCGAGATGCGCCGCGATGCGGTGCTCGCGGTTGCGATTGCCCTGCTCTTAATGCTGGTCTACATTCGCTTCCGCTTCTCGAATTTCCGTTTTGCGGCTTCGGCCATCATGTGCCTCTGCCACGACGTGTTGGTGCTCTTTGCCTTCTACGTGGTGTTCCGCTGGAGCATCGGTTCCTCGTTCGTGGCCTGCATGCTGACGCTGGTCGGTTACTCGATCAACGACACGATTGTTATCTTTGACCGCATTCGTGAGAATCAGAAGCTCTTCCCGCGCATGGACAGAAGAGAGATTGCGAACAAGAGTATCACGGAGACCTTCTCGCGCTCCATTCTGACTTCGCTCACGACCTTTGTGACCATCTTTATTCTCTTCCTGCTCGGTGTGTCCTCGATTCGCGACTTCACCCTGCCGCTCATGGTGGGAACCATCTTCGGTACCTATTCTTCGATTGCAATCGCAAGCCCGCTCTGGGATCTCATGGAGGGCAAGCACGAGAAGAAGAAGGCTGAGGAAGAAGCGGCGCAAAAGGCTGCGGAGAAGGCGGAAAAGACTGCAAAGAAAAAGAAAAAGTAA
- the scfB gene encoding thioether cross-link-forming SCIFF peptide maturase: MIHQFINNGIAIVMDVNSGSVHVADPAFYRAVQAAEPVVGELEKATPLSEEAKEAVRAELKADYPAEEIEEVIETMQALIDAEELFTTDGYQSFVRDFKARKTVVKALCLHIAHDCNLACRYCFAEEGEYHGRRALMSFEVGKKALDFLVANSGSRRNLEVDFFGGEPTMNWKVVKQLVEYGRSLEKEHDKQFRFTLTTNGVLLNDEITAFCNKEMSNVVLSLDGRKEVNDRMRPTRGGQGSYDIIVPKFQRFAAEREKLHKDYYIRGTFTHNNLEFSEDVLHFADLGFEKMSMEPVVADPEEPYAIREEDLPIILEQYDKLAAEYVKRRREGRGFVFFHFQIDLKQGPCVAKRLSGCGSGTEYLAVTPWGDFYPCHQFVGKEEFLLGNVDSGIQRSDICDEFKLCNVYAKPQCKDCEVRFYCSGGCAANSHNFHHNLTDAYEIGCAMQKKRIECAIMIKAAEMLDAAAAAEEQAAI; encoded by the coding sequence TTGATTCACCAATTTATCAACAACGGCATTGCCATTGTGATGGACGTCAACTCGGGCTCCGTGCATGTCGCGGATCCGGCGTTCTACCGGGCGGTGCAGGCTGCGGAGCCGGTGGTCGGAGAACTCGAGAAGGCGACGCCGCTCTCCGAGGAGGCCAAGGAGGCGGTCCGCGCGGAACTGAAGGCGGATTATCCGGCGGAGGAAATCGAGGAAGTCATTGAGACCATGCAGGCTCTCATTGACGCCGAGGAGCTCTTCACCACGGACGGCTATCAGAGCTTTGTGCGCGACTTTAAGGCGCGCAAGACGGTTGTCAAGGCGCTCTGTCTTCACATTGCCCACGACTGCAACCTTGCATGTCGCTACTGCTTCGCGGAAGAGGGCGAGTACCACGGCAGAAGAGCGCTGATGAGTTTTGAAGTCGGCAAGAAGGCACTGGATTTCCTGGTTGCGAACTCGGGTTCCCGCAGAAATCTCGAGGTCGATTTCTTCGGCGGCGAGCCGACCATGAACTGGAAGGTTGTAAAGCAGCTCGTCGAGTACGGGCGCTCGCTCGAGAAGGAGCACGACAAGCAGTTCCGCTTCACGCTCACCACGAACGGCGTGCTCTTGAACGATGAGATTACGGCGTTCTGCAACAAAGAGATGTCGAATGTGGTCCTCTCGCTGGACGGCCGCAAGGAAGTGAACGACCGCATGCGTCCCACGCGCGGCGGGCAGGGCAGCTACGACATCATTGTCCCGAAGTTCCAGCGCTTTGCGGCGGAGCGGGAAAAGCTGCATAAGGACTACTACATCCGCGGCACCTTCACGCACAACAACCTGGAGTTTTCGGAGGACGTGTTGCACTTTGCGGATCTCGGCTTTGAGAAGATGAGTATGGAGCCGGTGGTCGCGGACCCCGAGGAGCCCTATGCGATACGCGAGGAAGATCTGCCGATTATCCTCGAGCAGTACGACAAGCTCGCAGCGGAGTATGTGAAGCGTCGCCGGGAGGGAAGAGGCTTTGTCTTTTTCCACTTCCAGATTGATTTGAAGCAGGGACCCTGTGTCGCAAAGCGTCTCTCGGGCTGCGGTTCGGGCACCGAGTATCTCGCGGTGACGCCCTGGGGCGATTTCTATCCCTGCCATCAGTTTGTCGGCAAGGAGGAATTCCTGCTCGGCAATGTTGACAGCGGTATTCAGCGCAGCGACATCTGCGATGAGTTCAAATTATGTAATGTCTATGCCAAGCCGCAGTGTAAGGACTGCGAGGTTCGTTTCTACTGCAGCGGCGGCTGTGCGGCAAATTCTCACAACTTCCATCACAACCTGACGGATGCCTATGAGATTGGCTGCGCGATGCAAAAAAAGCGGATTGAGTGTGCCATCATGATCAAAGCGGCCGAGATGTTGGATGCGGCGGCAGCGGCAGAGGAGCAGGCGGCAATCTGA
- the scfA gene encoding six-cysteine ranthipeptide SCIFF has protein sequence MKHVMTLNEKPLKASMAHGGCGECQTSCQSACKTSCTVGNQSCENENR, from the coding sequence ATGAAGCATGTTATGACGCTGAATGAGAAGCCTCTGAAGGCAAGCATGGCGCATGGTGGTTGTGGCGAGTGCCAGACTTCCTGCCAGTCCGCGTGCAAGACTTCCTGCACCGTTGGAAATCAGAGCTGCGAGAACGAGAACAGATAA